Part of the Tamandua tetradactyla isolate mTamTet1 chromosome X, mTamTet1.pri, whole genome shotgun sequence genome, TGCAGACCAAAATCTTTCATGGGAAAGATTTTCAGCCGCCTCTGGCTTCTGTGATGAGATGTGTAAGAAACAGAACATGAGGAACAACACAGACTCATAATTCTTGTTAACCTGTTTATTTACCATCctggggttttgtttttctttattgacTTCTGAAATAGGTTGATCGGTCCAAAACAGCTATCTTTTTCATTCCCAAGGACCTGTGAGTTTATGGAGGTGGTTGGTCCTTGAACTGCTCACACTGCACGCAGTGGTAATCAGAGGGACTCCCCTGTTGCTCGTCAAAGGGCTCATTTGGAGCCATGACTGAAAGGGCACCCATCAGGATGGAGTAACAGGTATTGAACAGGTGCCTTATGGAAGCACTAGCTGGGTAATCTGTGGGGCCCATGGGCAGTGCCCTTGCACCTGCAGGTCCAGCAACAGCCAGAGATGCAGGTATATCTTGTTGGGAGGTGCCCTCCTCACTTGGAACATTTGACTGAGTAGGGGGACAGTTTTCCATGGAACGCCCAATTACACTGCTCAAAGGCCAGATATTAGGGGCCATAAAGGCCGGGCTGCCCCTGGGTCCCTGAACATTTGGGGAGGTGTTATGCGAAGTTTGGTTGGTTTCTTGCATGGAGTTATCCTTCTGGAATCTCGGCGAGTGTCTTGTAGCAGCCAGCTTCGGTCTCTTTGGAGATGGTGTATAGATCTGTGGCTGGACAATACtttgggggaagttgaattttctctgaatattttgGAGAAGCAGAGGGTTGTCTCTCTTGAAATTTGAGTTGCGGTAGatctaaaacaaaatgaaacattttagtTATTCCAGGAAAAAGTATTCATTCCTCTACCCTGCCCCCCAATCATAACGGTCTCATTTTGCTCGTGGgactacagaaaaatatttttgttcaacAATTCCTAGCAAGTTTCCTTATGCCCTAAATCATGAGCTCACTAAAGGTAAATCTTTTCCTAGATTAGGGAGTTGATGTCTAATCTTAACTGGCCTCTTTGAAATTTCAGTCATGCCTGCAGATTATCTCTAAAGGGATTGTAGTTTAATATGAAAATCTGTGTTTTCAAAATCTATACTTTAATCTTTCCTTAAGTAATGTCCCATATGAAAAGAACAGTTTCAGAGAAGTAAACTCTCTCATTATATCATTCATCTGGTGTATTATGAAGGTACTaagtaacagagaaaatgggtaACTTTCTACTTTACCATGATTCTCTTGTTCTCTGGAGAGTGATCTGAAGAGTTGGTTTGGTGTATTTTGCCGAATCCATACAGGTTAAGTTCTCGAATGAAAGTCTTCCAGCTGTCTGTTTCAAAAAATCTCTCTGCGCCTCTCCGATGAAGAATTTCCGTCTGAAAAAGATCTGCGTCGATGATCACAGTGTCCCCTCTGTCGTTCCAGCGCACAGACTTGAATGCGTCATTCTCCACTATCATCCAAAGCTTTCTTGGGAAGGCAAGCCCAAGAACATTGgcttcttcctcattttctttgctttggttTTGGTCTTGTGGTTGCGGGTTGTGTGGGAAGGCTGGACCTGGGTTTGTGCTTTGGTCACTGTGCCCTTCCAGGAACTCCCTGGAATCCATATTCAGATCAACAGGAGATTTACATGGAGTCCCTCCTTCCTGCTGCTCATCAATAGATGGAGGAAgcttgactttatttttctctttggtatcCTGAGTAGCCATGGAGCTAGGCTAACATCAGGAGCACTTTGGTACTCAAGACCAGAGCACCTTTGTGTCAAGTCCAAAATGCCTTCTGTGAGCCCAGCGGTACCCAATAAATAGTGTCCAGAAAATTCTAGAACCTTGGTCGTGGGGCAACCAGCTGAAGTCATCATCCTCTTCATATGACATGTGATGTCAGAACGATGGGGCAGAGGCAGTCTGGGGAAAAGAACCCTGGgcaggtgagggggaggggataAGTACCAGGGTCGCcagcttctctcttttctaaAAGTGTGGAAACATAATCATTCACAGTAGAACGAATGGTGGGAACTCCTTCCTCAATGATAGTGTACCCAAATCACCACAGAGTTCATGATAGGATGACCACATTCTCCACCACAATTTGGGGGCTCCTTTTCAGCTCTGTTGCTTCCAAATCTCATTCCTTTATATATCATGatggtattttctttaatttccatttcgTCCCCATAAATATTGTTCTCACTACCCAAGGGCGTGCTCACTATGGAGTACCTGCTTTTGACTGTCCCTTCCAAATCTCCTTCCCCAAACAGTCAAGTTCAGTCAGTAACCTTTCTGTCAGTGGACTGCCTTGTAGTAGCTACCTCTAAAGCAGCATTTCCACCATGTTATCATGATGGTAGTAGGTACATTGAATAATCTTATTCCCTCTTGGGTAAGATCCTCTTCTAAATGTCTCCTTTATACAAGCTCCACTCCCAAGGAAAATTTCTGCTTGTTTAGCTAGGCATGACTAAAGAaagctatgctggtttgaagctattttgtatcccagaaaagacatgtcctttaatcctcattcaatattcctgcataggatcttttttattgtgtccGTGGAGATACGACCCACCCAGTtacgggtggtaacttttgattagatggcttccatggatatgtgtctaCACCCATGCAAgattgggttgcttactggggcccctTAAGAGGAAACCAATTTGGATAAGGCTTTAGACCCACCAAAACCAACAGAGCTAACAGAATGGACTGAGCCCCAGGGGAGCCATTAaagaaacctagagagaaagctagcagatgtcaccatgtgccgtAGCAGCTGAGAGAGGAATCCCCAACATCATTGGCCCTcatgaaccaagatatctttccctggatgccttaatttggacatttttacatccttagaactgtaaacttgtgacttaataaattttcatttttaaaagccattcccttctCTGGtctatcgcattccagcagcttacaaactagaacagattttggtaccagtaGTGGATTGCTGCTAcactttgcaaataccaaatgcgtttgaactgtttttaaaatggatCAGGGGAAAATTCAGAATGAGCTGTGagtgcttgatagagaaggcctagaatgatttgaagagactgttggtagaaatgtggactctaaaaatatttctgatgaggctttagagagaaatgatgcatgtgttatggCAAACTTGATGGAAgcgatctttgttttaaagtgacacAAAATCTTGCAAAATTGTGTATTGCTGTTGgctggaagttagaatttaaagatgACAACACAGGATACTttgctgagaaaatttccaaactaaatgtggaaaatgtggcCTGGCTGCTTCTTGCAGCTTACACTCAAATGCAAgtggaaagagataagctgagaactgaacactTTGGTatgaagaaaccaaaaattgatggtcTGAAGAACTGGGCTTCCAGAAGGGGAGACCCCAGGGAATAGTgcctcacatgaggatttaactaaacattgaaccagtcagccatttcaaaagATGCGAGAATTGGAGATaaaattatccaggaaggatatgTGGAGAGTCCTATTGTTAGATAGTTATGATCCCTGCCtattacatagaaaaccaacatgAGTATTATGGGatctgtgtaaatggaaccactgccaatctggactaagaggggcagaaaagggacacattggaggaaaaccAGCTTCAAAGGtcgaaccatggaagctaaggtctgaagcgaggaaaccttgggccaggcAAGTGGACCCCCCTAGaatttggagagggtgaattgGCCCCAAAGGcaaagggtgggccttccacctcacttTAGAAAAATTGTTCCCCAGACCTCAGAGGGGGCAGAGCACATACCtaggggattggggagagcctggctatcACTGCGTTGTTctggagggattgagcatgtgccctggagttGGCAAAAAGCCCAGGTGCAGTtggatgcttggagagggtagaacaTGATAAAacagtggtctccccaatgtgcCCCAAGGGTGCATtcagagagagaggcaggctgctgcgtaggcccttggaaagggttggACAGCTGCTTTCCAAAGCCCCAAGGAttaatgactcttagactttgaaaccTAATGGAGTTTGGAGTTTGTCCACTGTTTTTCAGAACTGTATATGTCCAGTGAtgcctgtgttccttccaatttctccctatggaaatgggaacatgtaCTCTATGACTATGGTTGTCCCTCTGTATATTGGCAGTAgctaacttgttctgagttttacaggttcagagccagaggagaattttcccttaggacagaccatacctgtagctgactttgatgaggttttgcacactttctgactttgtattgtagttgtgttgttactgaaatggtttaaggctttctggtATTGTTATGGTatgaatatattttgtgtttggaaagaacatgtcttttgggggtccaaagggtggaatgtgctgttttgaagctattatgtacccaagaaaaaccatgtcctttaatgtttgttccatattgctgggtgagacctttttgattgtttccatggagatgggacctaCCCAATTgagggtgttaacttttgattagatggtttccatggagatttgtctccacccattcaaggtgtggttgcttactggagccctttaggaagagaccattttggaaaaagctttagggccaccagaaccaacagagccagcAAAATGGACAGAGTCCTAGGGaaaccattgaagaagcctggagagaaagctggcagatcttgtcatgtgcctttccagctaggAGAGCAATCCCAAACATCATcagttttcttgaaccaaggtatatttccctgaatgccttaatttgagcatttttataggcttgccttaatttggacattttcacggcctagAAGTttaacctgcaacttaataaacttccctttttaaaagctattctatttttggtatattgc contains:
- the LOC143670369 gene encoding heat shock transcription factor, X-linked member 3-like, which encodes MATQDTKEKNKVKLPPSIDEQQEGGTPCKSPVDLNMDSREFLEGHSDQSTNPGPAFPHNPQPQDQNQSKENEEEANVLGLAFPRKLWMIVENDAFKSVRWNDRGDTVIIDADLFQTEILHRRGAERFFETDSWKTFIRELNLYGFGKIHQTNSSDHSPENKRIMIYRNSNFKRDNPLLLQNIQRKFNFPQSIVQPQIYTPSPKRPKLAATRHSPRFQKDNSMQETNQTSHNTSPNVQGPRGSPAFMAPNIWPLSSVIGRSMENCPPTQSNVPSEEGTSQQDIPASLAVAGPAGARALPMGPTDYPASASIRHLFNTCYSILMGALSVMAPNEPFDEQQGSPSDYHCVQCEQFKDQPPP